Sequence from the Peromyscus eremicus chromosome 4, PerEre_H2_v1, whole genome shotgun sequence genome:
GGGCAGGGGTATGGCACATGCCATGAGGGTGTCAGAGTCTTGGGCCATAGCAATATTTGGCCTTATTGCTGAAGTGcctgtgtaacacgaatcttaaaaggtcttataacaaaaaacccagagcgaAATATtgaggtgaaaactgaaagatcagaacaagccagccacaagttcttacctataggaaatcctcagtctcaagaagagagagttcctgtttcctcacgccttatatacctttctgtgtcctgccatattacttcctgggattaaaggtgtccactgcttggttctgtttctctcatgtagcccagtgtggccttgaactcacagagatccagatggatctgtgcctcctgagtgataggattaaaggtgtgtgccaccactgcctgacatctatgtttaatttagtggctgacTGTGTCCTCTGATCACTAGATatgctttattggggtacataatatatcaccatatgCCTATGCTTTTATAATCTCTCAGTTCTACAAGGAGTCTTGTCCCAGGACACATAAAGAACTAGTGAAGGGGCCCTCTATCTGTCCATCCTCTTTGGGTGACCAGACTTTTGCTTGCTACTGGGACCAAAATGCCTTCTACTGTCTCCCCAGGGATGTCCAGGAGACAGAGGTACAGAAATGCAATGTCATGGTTGTTTGTATCTGTTTGTATGGAGAACACAGGGATAAGTGTGAAGAGGCAGAACATCTCCTGGCTGGATTAACCTCTGCTTTTGGAGGTGATGAATGGCAAGGATGCTCAGGCTTCCTGACATACATTCTCCTATGGCACAGAAATTCTTGCAGAAGTTGTCATCCAGGAAGGCATACAAGAAAGGATTGAGGCATGAGTTGGCATAGCTGAGCTAGTGATGGCATAGGAGATGCTAATCCATGTCTATAGTCTGAGCCACCAGAGGCCAGGCAAGTGAAGGGCACTTAGCGGAGAAGGAACACAGCCAACACATCGAGGACCAGGACAGTTACTTCCTCTTGGCCTTCCTCATAACCTTAGCACCAGAGTGGAGCCTCATTGTATGAAGTCTGGGTAGTAGATCTACATATAACAGGCAGATGATGCACTCAGGCACTGAAAAGCCCAGAACCAATTGTATAAATGTGGCTGGGCAGGAACCAGGCCTGCTCTGGCCTCAAGAAGTGTAGCCCACAACTGGGTGCCTGTAACTCATTGCTGTAGACATgggcaaaggaaaagaaagggcagACCCATGATGGTGACATCCAGCCAGATGCAAAGGTATGTCTAGGCAATCTGTAAAATCTCACAGTGACCAGTACCACTAAGCAGTCCACAATCATCACAACCAGGAAGTAGATGCTAAAAAAGATGTTATAGTGGTTGAAGGTCAGCACCAGTTTGCAGAATGGCTCCCCAAAGGGTCAGTGCTGCAGCAGGTACTCAGAGATGTTGACTGGGAGAACCAGCACAGATCATGGAGCACACAGTTGGCAGGAGCATGTGGAGCATAGGTAGTGGCTCAGAGAAGGTGGTA
This genomic interval carries:
- the Npbwr2 gene encoding LOW QUALITY PROTEIN: neuropeptides B/W receptor type 2 (The sequence of the model RefSeq protein was modified relative to this genomic sequence to represent the inferred CDS: inserted 2 bases in 1 codon; deleted 1 base in 1 codon; substituted 4 bases at 4 genomic stop codons); translation: MLLSTQSPPTAEATNCFPTTNLSEDNNTQPNTTFSEPLPMLHMLLPTVCSMICXLVLPVNISEYLLQHXPFGEPFCKLVLTFNHYNIFFSIYFLVVMIVDCLVVLVTVRFYRLPRHTFASGWMSPSWVCPFFSFAHVYSNELQAPSCGLHFLRPEQAWFLPSHIYTLVLGFSVPECIICLLYVDLLPRLHTMRLHSGAKVMRKAKRKXLSWSSMCWLCSFSAKCPSLAWPLVAQTIDMDXHLLCHHXLSYANSCLNPFLYAFLDDNFCKNFCAIGECTSAIRPNIAMAQDSDTLMACAIPLPTMSSACQSTWTFP